A portion of the Juglans microcarpa x Juglans regia isolate MS1-56 chromosome 1D, Jm3101_v1.0, whole genome shotgun sequence genome contains these proteins:
- the LOC121249076 gene encoding LIM domain-containing protein WLIM2b isoform X1, with translation MSFTGTQQKCKVCEKTVYPVEQLSADGVVYHKSCFKCSHCKGTLKLSNYSSMEGVLYCKPHFEQLFKETGNFNKNFQSPAKSAEKLTPELTRSPSKAASMFSGTQEKCATCGKTAYPLEKVTVESQAYHKSCFKCSHGGCPITPSNYAALEGILYCKHHFSQLFKEKGSYNHLIKSASIKRAAAAASIPEA, from the exons ATGTCTTTCACTGGCACCCAACAGAAATGCAAGGTCTGTGAGAAGACGGTTTATCCTGTAGAGCAGCTATCTGCCGATGGGGTTGTCTACCACAAGTCTTGCTTCAAGTGCTCCCACTGCAAAGGGACGCTAAAG CTCAGCAACTATTCTTCAATGGAAGGGGTTTTATACTGTAAGCCTCACTTTGAACAGCTATTCAAGGAGACGGGTAATTTCAACAAGAATTTTCAGTCAC CTGCAAAGTCAGCTGAGAAGTTAACTCCCGAGCTG ACTAGGTCACCAAGCAAAGCTGCCAGCATGTTTTCTGGGACACAAGAAAAGTGTGCTACCTGTGGTAAAACTGCTTATCCACTGGAGaag gTGACGGTGGAGAGCCAGGCCTATCATAAGTCATGTTTCAAGTGCTCGCACGGCGGTTGTCCTATAACCCCATCTAATTATGCAGCCCTGGAGGGGATTTTATATTGCAAACACCATTTCTCCCAGCTTTTCAAGGAGAAAGGGAGCTACAACCATCTTATCAAGTCTGCATCAATTAAAcgtgcagcagcagcagcctcCATTCCAGAGGCTTAA
- the LOC121246202 gene encoding glucan endo-1,3-beta-glucosidase 7, with protein sequence MASMGPPPLSFSTFILSLYLFSLLLRTTYSLPTTLGVTYFTPVPTATQPKPPPPVHIATAISSLGFNSIRVLNPGPTLTRAFTYTNTTLFLTIPNPLVQPIASNRSMALRWLYVHVVPFYPRARITTISVGNDFLSASPPGFYSFLLPAIRNVHLALRDIGIRKISVSTSFSFINIVSTPFPPSSAEFQGLASDNLIKPLLQFLRDTNSSFLINIYPYNVYRLNSEIPIGFALFQEHPFNFRDDLITGVRYRNLFDMMVDAVISAMTAAGFVNIPVVVAETGWPSSGDALEVDANSAYAEMYLRGLVAHLKSGLGTPLRKEGVAEAYIYELVDDEVRRGKTPHERSWGILFSNMTKKYEIEFSGSDSAGRSRAFLCLCSVAVAVNIIRGPLHLLSL encoded by the coding sequence ATGGCTTCCATGGGTCCTCCTCCACTCTCCTTCTCGactttcattctctctctctacctcttCTCTCTCCTCCTAAGAACCACCTACTCGCTTCCCACTACCCTAGGCGTCACCTACTTCACCCCCGTCCCCACCGCTACTCAGCCAAAGCCACCTCCACCTGTCCACATTGCCACAGCCATCTCCTCCCTCGGCTTCAACTCTATCCGCGTCCTCAACCCTGGCCCAACCCTCACCCGCGCCTTCACCTACACCAACACCACCCTCTTCCTCACCATTCCCAACCCCTTGGTCCAACCCATCGCCTCCAACCGCTCTATGGCCCTCCGCTGGCTCTACGTCCACGTCGTCCCCTTCTACCCACGCGCTCGTATCACCACCATCTCCGTCGGCAATGATTTCCTCTCCGCCTCCCCCCCTGGCTTCTACTCCTTCCTCCTCCCCGCAATCCGTAACGTACACCTGGCGCTTCGCGATATTGGCATCCGCAAGATCTCCGTCTCCACTTCCTTCTCCTTCATCAACATCGTTTCCACGCCATTTCCTCCCTCCTCTGCCGAGTTCCAAGGCCTGGCTTCGGATAATCTGATCAAACCGCTGCTTCAGTTCCTGCGTGACACCAACTCGTCCTTCTTGATCAACATCTATCCCTACAACGTGTACAGGTTGAACTCCGAGATTCCCATTGGCTTCGCTCTGTTTCAGGAGCACCCTTTTAATTTCCGTGACGACTTGATCACCGGCGTTCGTTACCGGAACCTCTTCGACATGATGGTCGATGCCGTAATCAGTGCCATGACAGCGGCGGGCTTCGTGAACATTCCGGTGGTTGTGGCCGAGACAGGGTGGCCAAGCTCGGGCGATGCGCTGGAGGTTGATGCCAACTCGGCCTACGCCGAGATGTACCTTCGAGGCCTCGTGGCGCACTTGAAATCCGGACTCGGCACGCCGCTGAGGAAGGAAGGGGTGGCGGAGGCTTACATATACGAGCTAGTTGACGACGAAGTTAGGCGGGGAAAGACTCCGCATGAACGCAGTTGGGGAATTCTGTTTTCCAATATGACCAAGAAGTACGAGATCGAATTCTCTGGATCAGACAGCGCCGGAAGGAGTCGggcttttctttgtctttgctCGGTTGCTGTTGCAGTAAATATAATACGTGGACCTTTGCATTTGCTCAGCTTGTGA
- the LOC121247733 gene encoding uncharacterized protein At2g39920 isoform X2, which translates to MSAYAHEMEREISARSLSSRNSEMGSRYVMESGFYMTSFAATIFIASLVTVGVLLITLLIALTVMLQSCQSKSSGVVEIQKPVDDYNGCKFFALYAELNILEADEIPSTCQAFAIWYIKAGQYAKDLNATMQVVENYFSSITPPNDGLDVVLMDIDDILSSDPHHTNLLMHRFDQFGCRDCVEEAKHLKHLLIFRLYMKLQAGGWPLVLLSRRSLIQKNATVGYLISAGYSGWTSLIMRSDDELQMDTCQYFSTRRALMQRDGFRITGVISSRMDALTGPYLGKRIFKLPNALYYNFESTSISE; encoded by the exons ATGTCTGCGTATGCCCATGAAATGGAGCGGGAGATCTCAGCCCGGAGTCTCTCCAGTAGAAATTCTG AGATGGGAAGCCGGTATGTGATGGAATCAGGGTTCTACATGACGTCTTTTGCTGCAACGATCTTCATTGCTTCACTTGTAACTGTAGGGGTTTTATTAATCACTTTGCTGATTGCATTAACAGTAATGTTGCAATCTTGTCAGAGTAAGAGTTCAGGGGTTGTTGAGATTCAGAAACCAGTCGATGATTACAATGGTTGCAAGTTTTTTGCTCTGTATGCAGAGCTCAACATCTTGGAAGCAGATGAAATCCCTTCAACTTGCCAGGCTTTTGCTATTTGGTATATTAAAGCTGGTCAATATGCCAAAGATTTAAATGCTACCATGCAGGTGGTTGAGAATTACTTCAGTAGCATTACACCGCCAAATGATGGTCTTGATGTCGTATTGATGGACATAGATGACATTCTTTCCTCAGATCCTCACCATACTAATCTATTAATGCACAG ATTTGATCAGTTCGGTTGTCGTGATTGTGTCGAAGAGGCTAAGCATCTGAAGCACCTCCTTATATTTAGATTATACATGAAACTTCAAGCTGGCGGGTGGCCTTTGGTTTTGTTATCAAGAAGGTCTTTGATACAAAAGAATGCCACTGTAGGGTATCTTATTTCTGCAGGATACAGTGGTTGGACCTCATTGATTATGAG ATCAGACGATGAACTGCAAATGGATACCTGTCAGTACTTCTCTACGCGAAGGGCTCTAATGCAAAGAGATGGCTTCCGAATAACAGGTGTGATAAGCAGCCGCATGGATGCTTTAACTGGCCCATATTTAGGAAAGCGTATTTTTAAGCTTCCAAATGCTCTATATTACAATTTTGAGAGCACATCTATTTCAGAATAG
- the LOC121247868 gene encoding probable sugar phosphate/phosphate translocator At3g11320, translated as MKGSSRFFTIGLVASWYSSNIGVLLLNKYLLSNYGFKYPIFLTMCHMTACSLLSYVAIAWMKMVPMQTIRSRVQFFKIAALSLVFCISVVFGNVSLRFLPVSFNQAIGATTPFFTAVFAYLMTLKREAWLTYVTLIPVVAGVVIASGGEPSFHLFGFIMCVAATAARALKSVLQGILLSSEGEKLNSMNLLLYMAPIAVVFLLPATLIMEENVVGITLALARDDIKIIWYLLFNSSLAYFVNLTNFLVTKHTSALTLQVLGNAKGAVAVVVSILIFRNPVSVTGMLGYSLTVFGVILYSEAKKRSK; from the exons ATGAAGGGCTCAAGTCGATTTTTCACGATCGGGCTCGTGGCCTCTTGGTACTCCTCCAACATTGGGGTCCTCTTGCTCAACAAATATTTGCTCAGCAACTACGGCTTCAAGTACCCGATCTTCCTGACCATGTGCCACATGACCGCTTGCTCTCTGCTCAGCTACGTCGCCATCGCATGGATGAAGATGGTCCCCATGCAGACAATTCGGTCCCGGGTCCAGTTCTTCAAGATCGCTGCACTCAGCCTCGTCTTCTGCATCTCGGTCGTCTTTGGCAACGTCTCGCTCCGCTTCTTGCCCGTCTCCTTCAACCAGGCTATTGGGGCCACGACGCCGTTTTTCACTGCTGTGTTTGCCTACCTCATGACCTTGAAGAGGGAGGCTTGGCTTACCTATGTGACCCTCATTCCTGTTGTCGCCGGGGTGGTCATCGCAAGCGGG GGTGAACCGAGTTTCCATCTGTTTGGGTTCATAATGTGTGTAGCAGCTACGGCTGCGAGGGCGCTCAAATCTGTTCTACAAGGGATTTTGCTATCTTCTGAAGG GGAGAAGCTGAATTCTATGAACCTCCTGCTTTACATGGCTCCAATAGCTGTTGTCTTTCTGCTACCCGCAACACTTATTATGGAAGAAAATGTGGTTGGCATCACCTTGGCTCTCGCTAGAGACGATATAAAGATCATATGGTACTTACTATTCAATTCGTCGCTGGCATATTTTGTGAACCTGACCAACTTTTTGGTCACAAAACACACCAGTGCTCTCACTCTCCAG GTACTTGGAAATGCAAAAGGAGCTGTTGCTGTGGTggtttcaattttaattttcagaAATCCTGTCTCGGTTACTGGAATGCTCGGTTACTCGCTCACAGTCTTCGGAGTTATACTCTACAGCGAAGCCAAGAAACGAAGCAAATGA
- the LOC121249076 gene encoding LIM domain-containing protein WLIM2b isoform X2, with product MSFTGTQQKCKVCEKTVYPVEQLSADGVVYHKSCFKCSHCKGTLKLSNYSSMEGVLYCKPHFEQLFKETAAKSAEKLTPELTRSPSKAASMFSGTQEKCATCGKTAYPLEKVTVESQAYHKSCFKCSHGGCPITPSNYAALEGILYCKHHFSQLFKEKGSYNHLIKSASIKRAAAAASIPEA from the exons ATGTCTTTCACTGGCACCCAACAGAAATGCAAGGTCTGTGAGAAGACGGTTTATCCTGTAGAGCAGCTATCTGCCGATGGGGTTGTCTACCACAAGTCTTGCTTCAAGTGCTCCCACTGCAAAGGGACGCTAAAG CTCAGCAACTATTCTTCAATGGAAGGGGTTTTATACTGTAAGCCTCACTTTGAACAGCTATTCAAGGAGACGG CTGCAAAGTCAGCTGAGAAGTTAACTCCCGAGCTG ACTAGGTCACCAAGCAAAGCTGCCAGCATGTTTTCTGGGACACAAGAAAAGTGTGCTACCTGTGGTAAAACTGCTTATCCACTGGAGaag gTGACGGTGGAGAGCCAGGCCTATCATAAGTCATGTTTCAAGTGCTCGCACGGCGGTTGTCCTATAACCCCATCTAATTATGCAGCCCTGGAGGGGATTTTATATTGCAAACACCATTTCTCCCAGCTTTTCAAGGAGAAAGGGAGCTACAACCATCTTATCAAGTCTGCATCAATTAAAcgtgcagcagcagcagcctcCATTCCAGAGGCTTAA
- the LOC121243363 gene encoding uncharacterized protein At2g39910, which yields MSKSFSDLHHLLIQLSEPITESVSKIQYTPPEGSYISVKALIEPLLPHKASLPNPSIAEAQIHALIRDFTLACALIFSSQSSTHEILSWIPQHLSVSANSSFRKLSEAYCGVFGETNAKRIVELGVDIGSIPENRRLVVELIPEVLPLLKERIKESSIDKSDESHEVSAASARVPVGLAIVAAYQFRWFVTQVSYPYLGQLCALVIPCALTALDHWSAEVKGQGMISLTHLAKNVDATDLGGYEDVILDACCQNIASSDDIWHHVVEMSTLFVTCTQRGNPRSPWFERMLNEMLSHLERQPRNKERRIAWLKYIDPLLSSVGLVLLAHFRRIFPLFLKWMHADDDETVLLVLERIQTILRLTWIRNTPYVGRLVDELTMLYKEAALKRTREEVRAEIVQILILLQQCKGMQFEAAWGKHKDDPNLTNLEASLSRKDTATVIQ from the exons ATGTCGAAATCGTTCTCCGACCTCCATCACCTTCTCATTca gtTATCGGAGCCAATAACGGAATCGGTCTCCAAAATCCAATACACTCCACCAGAGGGCTCCTACATTTCTGTCAAAGCCCTAATCGAACCCCTCCTCCCGCACAAAGCCTCCCTGCCAAACCCTAGCATCGCCGAGGCCCAAATTCATGctttaataagagattttaccTTAGCTTGCGCCTTGATATTCTCCTCCCAGTCCTCGACCCACGAAATCCTCTCGTGGATTCCCCAGCACCTGTCGGTCTCTGCAAACTCGTCCTTTCGCAAGCTCTCCGAAGCATACTGTGGCGTTTTTGGCGAAACAAATGCAAAGAGGATCGTTGAGTTGGGTGTGGATATTGGTTCGATTCCTGAAAATAGGAGACTTGTGGTGGAATTGATCCCGGAGGTGCTGCCATTGTTGAAGGAGAGGATTAAGGAGAGCTCGATAGATAAGTCGGACGAGAGCCACGAGGTCTCGGCCGCGTCGGCTCGGGTTCCGGTAGGGCTCGCAATCGTAGCAGCTTATCAGTTTAGATGGTTTGTCACTCAG GTTAGTTATCCTTATTTGGGACAACTGTGCGCTTTGGTGATTCCTTGTGCATTGACTGCGCTTGATCACTGGTCAGCGGAGGTGAAA GGCCAGGGCATGATTAGCCTTACACATCTTGCAAAAAATGTTGATGCCACGGATCTCGGCGGGTATGAGGATGTGATTCTTGATGCATGCTGCCAGAATATTGCTTCTAGTGATGATATATGGCACCATGTAGTTGAGATGTCAACACTTTTTGTGACTTGTACTCAGAGGGGCAATCCTCGTAGCCCATG GTTTGAAAGGATGTTGAATGAGATGTTAAGTCACTTGGAGCGGCAGCCAAGGAACAAGGAGCGTCGGATTGCATGGCTCAAATATATTGATCCACTTTTAAGTAGTGTTGGTCTTGTGTTATTAGCTCATTTTAGGCGtatttttccccttttcctTAAGTGGATGCATGCCGATGATGACGAGACTGTTCTACTG GTTCTGGAAAGGATCCAAACTATCTTAAGGTTAACATGGATAAGGAACACACCATATGTTGGAAG GTTGGTCGATGAACTCACTATGTTGTATAAAGAGGCAGCATTGAAGAGGACTCGCGAAGAAGTTAGAGCAGAAATTGTTCAGATATTGATCTTACTCCAACA ATGTAAAGGTATGCAATTCGAAGCAGCCTGGGGCAAGCACAAGGATGATCCAAACTTGACAAATCTTGAGGCATCACTAAGTAGAAAAGACACAGCGACG GTCATTCAATGA
- the LOC121247733 gene encoding uncharacterized protein At2g39920 isoform X1 has translation MSLSGTMSAYAHEMEREISARSLSSRNSEMGSRYVMESGFYMTSFAATIFIASLVTVGVLLITLLIALTVMLQSCQSKSSGVVEIQKPVDDYNGCKFFALYAELNILEADEIPSTCQAFAIWYIKAGQYAKDLNATMQVVENYFSSITPPNDGLDVVLMDIDDILSSDPHHTNLLMHRFDQFGCRDCVEEAKHLKHLLIFRLYMKLQAGGWPLVLLSRRSLIQKNATVGYLISAGYSGWTSLIMRSDDELQMDTCQYFSTRRALMQRDGFRITGVISSRMDALTGPYLGKRIFKLPNALYYNFESTSISE, from the exons gAACCATGTCTGCGTATGCCCATGAAATGGAGCGGGAGATCTCAGCCCGGAGTCTCTCCAGTAGAAATTCTG AGATGGGAAGCCGGTATGTGATGGAATCAGGGTTCTACATGACGTCTTTTGCTGCAACGATCTTCATTGCTTCACTTGTAACTGTAGGGGTTTTATTAATCACTTTGCTGATTGCATTAACAGTAATGTTGCAATCTTGTCAGAGTAAGAGTTCAGGGGTTGTTGAGATTCAGAAACCAGTCGATGATTACAATGGTTGCAAGTTTTTTGCTCTGTATGCAGAGCTCAACATCTTGGAAGCAGATGAAATCCCTTCAACTTGCCAGGCTTTTGCTATTTGGTATATTAAAGCTGGTCAATATGCCAAAGATTTAAATGCTACCATGCAGGTGGTTGAGAATTACTTCAGTAGCATTACACCGCCAAATGATGGTCTTGATGTCGTATTGATGGACATAGATGACATTCTTTCCTCAGATCCTCACCATACTAATCTATTAATGCACAG ATTTGATCAGTTCGGTTGTCGTGATTGTGTCGAAGAGGCTAAGCATCTGAAGCACCTCCTTATATTTAGATTATACATGAAACTTCAAGCTGGCGGGTGGCCTTTGGTTTTGTTATCAAGAAGGTCTTTGATACAAAAGAATGCCACTGTAGGGTATCTTATTTCTGCAGGATACAGTGGTTGGACCTCATTGATTATGAG ATCAGACGATGAACTGCAAATGGATACCTGTCAGTACTTCTCTACGCGAAGGGCTCTAATGCAAAGAGATGGCTTCCGAATAACAGGTGTGATAAGCAGCCGCATGGATGCTTTAACTGGCCCATATTTAGGAAAGCGTATTTTTAAGCTTCCAAATGCTCTATATTACAATTTTGAGAGCACATCTATTTCAGAATAG
- the LOC121247174 gene encoding proliferating cell nuclear antigen-like, with translation MLELRLVQGGLLKKVLESIKDLVNDANFDCSPAGFSLQAMDSSHVALVALLLRSEGFEHYRCDRNLSMGMNLNNMAKMLKCAGNDDIVTIKADDGADSVTFMFESPTQDKISDFEMKLMDIDSEHLGIPEAEFQAIVRMPSAEFARICKDLSTIGDTVVISVTKEGVKFSTRGDIGTASIVCRQNTTVDKPEEATVIEMEEPVTLTFALRYMNSFTKATPLANQVTISLSSDLPGVVEYKVAEMGYIRFYLAPKLEEDEIETQVEARPQVDIRPKAETKRKVEAKPKVETKPKLEIKSEEREPQVESMVVETKVEADLMDDE, from the exons ATGCTGGAGCTTAGGCTGGTCCAAGGCGGTCTTCTAAAGAAGGTTCTGGAATCAATCAAGGACCTTGTCAATGACGCCAACTTCGACTGCTCGCCTGCGGGGTTCTCACTTCAGGCCATGGATTCCAGCCACGTCGCCCTGGTGGCCCTCCTTCTCCGATCCGAGGGCTTCGAGCACTACCGCTGCGACCGCAATCTCTCCATGGGCATGAACCTCAACAACATGGCCAAGATGCTCAAGTGTGCTGGCAACGACGACATCGTCACGATCAAGGCAGATGACGGCGCTGACTCTGTCACCTTTATGTTCGAGAGCCCTA CTCAAGATAAGATTTCTGACTTTGAGATGAAGCTGATGGACATAGACAGTGAGCACCTTGGGATCCCAGAAGCAGAGTTCCAAGCCATTGTTAGGATGCCATCGGCTGAGTTTGCAAGGATTTGCAAGGACCTTAGCACCATTGGTGACACTG TTGTTATATCCGTGACAAAGGAAGGTGTGAAGTTCTCCACCAGAGGTGATATTGGGACTGCCAGTATTGTTTGCAGGCAGAATACTACTGTGGACAAG CCAGAAGAAGCTACAGTCATAGAAATGGAGGAGCCAGTCACATTGACATTTGCTCTGAGGTATATGAACTCATTCACAAAGGCAACCCCTTTGGCAAACCAAGTGACAATCAGCCTGTCTTCAGATCTGCCTGGGGTAGTTGAGTACAAAGTGGCGGAGATGGGTTACATAAGGTTCTACTTGGCTCCCAAGTTAGAAGAAGACGAGATCGAAACTCAAGTTGAAGCCAGGCCTCAAGTCGACATCAGACCTAAAGCGGAAACCAAGCGCAAAGTGGAGGCCAAGCCTAAAGTAGAGACCAAACCTAAATTGGAGATCAAGTCCGAAGAGAGGGAGCCTCAAGTGGAAAGCATGGTTGTGGAAACCAAGGTCGAAGCCGATcttatggatgatgagtag